Proteins encoded within one genomic window of Argiope bruennichi chromosome 7, qqArgBrue1.1, whole genome shotgun sequence:
- the LOC129974961 gene encoding uncharacterized protein LOC129974961, whose protein sequence is MKTNWDSELPTEISKKFKRWRNQLSLLRKIAIPSCLIKDPDNADSLSIHVFCDASKTAYVTCIYLRSASKNLTSCQLVQARSKVAPLKAITISRLELFACSIGTRLVQRVIEDLKLGNIPIFFWTDSNNALCWIKGSENWTPFVYNRIREIRLASKPENWHYVSGSINPADLPSRGCSVRQLSETEWWHGPPWLYYPSDKWSRSEFSVNEEVLKEKRKEIVSSMVNLKKTDNSFIYKFSNYHKTVRIVAWILRFINNSRISRDDRKYGILDSEEISVAEYAVIRIIQKESFVNEEDEK, encoded by the coding sequence atgaaaacaaattggGATTCCGAACTGCCAACAGAAATCTCTAAGAAGTTCAAAAGGTGGAGAAATCAGTTGAGTCTACTTAGGAAAATTGCTATCCCTAGTTGTTTAATAAAAGATCCTGATAATGCTGACAGTTTAAGTATACACGTGTTTTGTGACGCAAGCAAAACAGCTTATGTTACCTGCATATATTTAAGGAGTGCAAGTAAGAACTTGACTTCATGTCAGTTGGTTCAAGCACGGAGTAAGGTAGCTCCGCTGAAGGCTATTACAATTTCTAGGCTAGAGCTGTTTGCTTGCTCTATTGGTACCAGACTGGTGCAAAGAgttattgaagatttaaaattaggaaatatccCAATTTTCTTTTGGACTGACTCTAATAACGCCTTGTGTTGGATAAAAGGTAGCGAAAACTGGACACCATTTGTATATAACAGGATACGAGAAATTAGATTGGCGAGTAAACCCGAAAATTGGCATTATGTATCTGGATCGATCAATCCAGCGGATCTACCATCCAGAGGTTGTTCCGTTCGACAGCTCTCGGAGACAGAGTGGTGGCATGGTCCTCCTTGGCTCTATTACCCATCTGATAAATGGTCTAGATCTGAATTCTCCGTAAATGAAGAAGTGTTGAAGGAAAAGAGAAAGGAAATAGTATCATCTATGGTGAACcttaaaaaaactgacaattcctttatttacaagTTTTCGAACTATCACAAGACTGTAAGAATCGTTGCCTGGATACTTCGATTTATAAATAACAGTCGTATTTCTAGGGATGATCGAAAATATGGAATTCTTGATTCTGAGGAAATTTCTGTAGCTGAATATGCAGTTATCAGAATAATACAGAAGGAAAGCTTCGTTAATGAAGAAGATGAAAAGTAG